The Nitrospirota bacterium nucleotide sequence CTGCGAAGAAGGCGGCCCCCAAGGCCAGGAAGGCGGCCGGGGGCGCAAGGAAAAAAGTGAAGGCTGCCGCAAAGACGGTGCAGAAAAAGACCCGGGCCCGGAAGACGGTCAAGAAGACCGGGGCCAGGAAGGCTGCCAGGAGGGCTGCCTCCCGGCCGAAGAAATACGTCTATTTCTTCGGTGCCGGAAAGGCCGACGGCACCGCCGAGATGAAGAACCTTCTCGGCGGCAAGGGCGCCAACATCGCCGAGATGGTGAACCTGGGCATCCCCGTGCCGCCTGGCTTTACCATTACCACCGAAGTCTGCACCCTCTATTACAAGAATAACCGCCAGTACCCCCGGGAGCTGGCCCCCCAGGTGGAGCAGGCCATGGCGCGGGTGGAAAAGCTCATGGGCCGCAGGTTCGGCGACCCCGACGACCCCCTGCTGGTCTCGGTGCGCTCCGGCGCCCGGCGCTCCATGCCCGGGATGATGGAGACCGTCCTGAACGTCGGCCTCACCAGCAAGACCATTCCCGGCCTCGTCAAGCGCACCAACAACGAGAGGTTCGTCTACGACGCCTACCGCCGCCTCCTCATGATGTACTCCGACGTGGTCATGGAGAAGGCCGCGGGCATCGAGCCCAGAAACGACCACGATGCCATCAGGCACAAGCTCGAGACGGCCATGGACAGGGTGAAGAAAGAAAAGGGCTACAAGCACGATACCGAGCTTACCGTGCGGGACCTCAAGGACCTCTGCGAACGGTTCAAGACCATCATCAAGGACACGCTGGGCACCGAATTCCCCGACGACCACATCGCCCAGCTCTGGGGCGGCATAGGCGCGGTCTTTCAGTCCTGGATGGGCAAGCGGGCCGTCTCCTACCGCAGGATAGAGAAGATTCCCGAGGAGTGGGGCACGGCGGTGAACGTACAGAGCATGGTTTTCGGCAATACGGGCCTGGACTCTGCCACGGGCGTGGCCTTTACCCGGAACCCGGCCACCGGAGAGAAGGTTTTTTATGGCGAGTGGCTTCCCAACGCCCAAGGCGAGGACGTCGTCGCCGGCATCAGGACCCCCAACCCCGTGAACGAAGCCGGCAAGACCGATGACACCAGGCACCTACACTCCCTCGAAGAAGCCATGCCCACGGTATACAAGCAGCTCGACCGCATACAGCGAAAGCTGGAGCGCCACTACACCGACATGCAGGATATCGAGTTCACCATCGAGGACGGCCGCCTCTGGATGCTCCAGACCCGGGTGGGCAAGCGCAACGGCCAGGCCGCCATCCGGATGGCCGTGGAGATGGCCAAGGCGCGCCTCATCACGAAGCAGACTGCGGTGATGAGGGTGACCCCCGACCAGATGGACGAGCTTCTGCACCCCATGGTGAGCCCCGAAGCGGAAGGCCACGCCACGGCCCTGGCCAAGGGCCTCCCCGCGGGCCCCGGCGGGGCCACCGGAAGGGTGGTTTTCACGGCCGACGATGCCGAAGCCTGGGCAAAGCAGGGGGAGAAGGTCATCCTGGTGAGAAACGAAACCTCGCCGGAGGACGTCCACGGCATGCACGCCGCCCAGGCCATCCTCACGGCCAAGGGCGGCATGACCAGCCACGCCGCACTGGTGGCCCGGGGCTGGGGCAAGTGCTGCATCGTGGGCTGCTCGGACTTGGACATCAACCTGCCGGCCAAGACCATAAACGTCAACGGGCGCGTCCTTCGGGAGGGGGACTGGGTTACTCTCAACGGGACCAAGGGAAGGGTCTACGAGGGAAAGCTCAGCCTCCTGCCGGCCGACCCCGCGCGCAATCCGTGGTACAAGGAGATGATGCGCTGGGCCGACCTGTTCAGGACGCTCAAGGTCCGCACGAACGCCGACACCCCCCACGACGCCACCGTGGCCAGAACCTTCGGGGCCGAGGGCATCGGCCTGTGCCGGACGGAGCACATGTTCTTCGAAGCCGACCGCATCCGGGCCGTCCGGGAGATGATACTCTCGGACACGCTGGAAGGCAGAAAGCGGGCCCTGGGCAAGCTCCTTCCCATGCAGCGGAAGGACTTCGAGGGCATCTTCAAGGCCATGGAGGGGCTGCCGGTGACCATCAGGCTCCTGGACCCCCCGCTGCATGAGTTCCTGCCCCACACGGACGAGGAGCTTCGGGACATGGCCGGGGAGATGGGTGCCTCTTTCGAGAAGCTCAAGGCCAAGAACACCTCGCTGCACGAGTTCAACCCCATGCTCGGCCACAGGGGCTGCCGCCTGGGGGTCACCTACCCCGAGATCTACGAAATGCAGGTCCAGGCCATCATGGAGGCGGCCTGCTCGCTGGCGAAGCAGAACGTGAAGGTCATCCCGGAGGTCATGATACCCCTGGTGGGCCACGTCAACGAGCTGGCCATGCTCAGGAAGCTCGCCCTGGAGGTGGCCGACCGGGTGCAGGCCGAGTACGCCGTGAAGATACCCTACCTGGTGGGCACCATG carries:
- the ppdK gene encoding pyruvate, phosphate dikinase, coding for MAKKKSAAKRTAARAKGAAKKAAPKARKAAGGARKKVKAAAKTVQKKTRARKTVKKTGARKAARRAASRPKKYVYFFGAGKADGTAEMKNLLGGKGANIAEMVNLGIPVPPGFTITTEVCTLYYKNNRQYPRELAPQVEQAMARVEKLMGRRFGDPDDPLLVSVRSGARRSMPGMMETVLNVGLTSKTIPGLVKRTNNERFVYDAYRRLLMMYSDVVMEKAAGIEPRNDHDAIRHKLETAMDRVKKEKGYKHDTELTVRDLKDLCERFKTIIKDTLGTEFPDDHIAQLWGGIGAVFQSWMGKRAVSYRRIEKIPEEWGTAVNVQSMVFGNTGLDSATGVAFTRNPATGEKVFYGEWLPNAQGEDVVAGIRTPNPVNEAGKTDDTRHLHSLEEAMPTVYKQLDRIQRKLERHYTDMQDIEFTIEDGRLWMLQTRVGKRNGQAAIRMAVEMAKARLITKQTAVMRVTPDQMDELLHPMVSPEAEGHATALAKGLPAGPGGATGRVVFTADDAEAWAKQGEKVILVRNETSPEDVHGMHAAQAILTAKGGMTSHAALVARGWGKCCIVGCSDLDINLPAKTINVNGRVLREGDWVTLNGTKGRVYEGKLSLLPADPARNPWYKEMMRWADLFRTLKVRTNADTPHDATVARTFGAEGIGLCRTEHMFFEADRIRAVREMILSDTLEGRKRALGKLLPMQRKDFEGIFKAMEGLPVTIRLLDPPLHEFLPHTDEELRDMAGEMGASFEKLKAKNTSLHEFNPMLGHRGCRLGVTYPEIYEMQVQAIMEAACSLAKQNVKVIPEVMIPLVGHVNELAMLRKLALEVADRVQAEYAVKIPYLVGTMIELPRAAVTADEIAGEAEFFSFGTNDLTQTAYGLSRDDAGKFLPFYIEKGILKDDPFISIDVEGVGELMRTAVQKGRKARRDIKLGICGEHGGDPKSVEFCHRIGLNYVSCSPFRVPIARFSAAQAALREKEG